In Mycolicibacterium mucogenicum DSM 44124, the following are encoded in one genomic region:
- a CDS encoding TetR/AcrR family transcriptional regulator, translated as MVEQTGRAVPAAVASKLYAAADLIAAKGLENTKIEEIAAASGVPKATLYYYFTGKDDILGFLLRDSLGDLARDVAAAADSAGSGRERLKAVITAQVAHTMNRPGTSMALVGDLGRAIRLPDLASAVQDAFYEPIARVLEAGAADGTLKHVAEPHTDAVSIFGAVMMTALLHNAVGSGKTQRDVAGAVIDFVLNGVAPAS; from the coding sequence GTGGTTGAGCAGACGGGACGGGCCGTGCCCGCGGCGGTGGCGAGCAAGCTCTATGCCGCGGCCGACCTGATCGCCGCCAAAGGCCTGGAAAACACGAAGATCGAAGAGATCGCCGCCGCATCCGGCGTGCCGAAGGCCACGCTGTACTACTACTTCACCGGCAAGGACGACATCCTCGGTTTTCTGCTGCGGGATTCACTGGGCGACCTGGCTCGTGACGTTGCCGCTGCCGCCGACTCCGCCGGTAGCGGGCGGGAACGACTCAAAGCCGTCATCACCGCGCAGGTTGCGCACACGATGAATCGGCCGGGAACCAGCATGGCGCTGGTCGGCGACCTGGGCCGCGCCATCCGCCTCCCCGACCTGGCCTCCGCCGTCCAGGACGCGTTCTACGAACCCATCGCGCGTGTGCTCGAGGCCGGTGCCGCCGACGGCACCCTGAAACATGTCGCGGAGCCACACACCGATGCGGTCAGCATCTTCGGCGCGGTCATGATGACAGCGCTGTTGCACAACGCCGTCGGCTCGGGAAAGACGCAGCGCGACGTCGCCGGTGCCGTCATCGACTTCGTCCTGAACGGCGTCGCGCCGGCGAGCTAG
- a CDS encoding VC0807 family protein, whose translation MTAMSIDTIGPEPVDRPDVARSAAKRPVIIRTVLEIGTPLVAFYGLRATGHSEYFALLAATIVAGIPVAYGLVKARQLDPYSGYLMLMFGLTLAVALVTTDPRLVLAGQTLVGGVAAAVFLASCVLGKPMTHFVAARFMPAATTHTPTAALHALHIRLSAVVGVGLLIQVAVLLGIVFTFPFDVANGLVNVVGSVVVLVIGAVVALMVRRFKQSLAG comes from the coding sequence ATGACCGCCATGTCGATCGACACCATCGGACCGGAGCCGGTCGACCGCCCGGACGTCGCCCGATCCGCTGCCAAACGCCCCGTGATCATCCGGACCGTCCTCGAGATCGGCACCCCGTTGGTCGCCTTCTACGGCCTTCGTGCCACCGGGCATTCCGAGTACTTCGCATTGTTGGCCGCGACGATCGTCGCCGGTATCCCGGTGGCATACGGGCTTGTGAAAGCTCGTCAGCTCGATCCGTATTCCGGATACCTCATGTTGATGTTCGGCCTGACCCTGGCGGTCGCACTGGTCACCACCGATCCCCGGCTGGTGCTGGCCGGGCAGACGCTCGTCGGCGGCGTGGCGGCGGCGGTGTTCCTGGCGAGCTGCGTGCTCGGAAAGCCCATGACGCACTTCGTCGCAGCCCGATTCATGCCGGCGGCCACGACGCACACCCCGACCGCCGCACTGCACGCGTTGCACATCCGGCTGAGTGCCGTGGTCGGCGTCGGCCTGCTGATTCAGGTCGCCGTCCTGCTGGGCATCGTCTTCACGTTCCCGTTCGACGTCGCCAACGGCTTGGTCAACGTCGTCGGGTCCGTCGTCGTTCTGGTCATCGGCGCGGTGGTGGCCCTCATGGTCCGTCGCTTCAAGCAGTCCTTGGCCGGCTGA
- a CDS encoding TetR/AcrR family transcriptional regulator: MPRISDSRDRIVRSAATLFRRQGFAATGWRQVIAESSAPWGSQAHHFPGGKEQLAVDALTGAAAEYEQMLRYAMSQHGPADAVRMWTKVGARELERSGWADGCPIATVALETSAQSETIGAVCDRAFTSWRKVIAEAMTAAGLSGDEAADVALTVLAGIEGGLLLARAGRDGSALITVGQQLAGLIESRISAATGS, encoded by the coding sequence ATGCCCCGCATCTCCGATTCGCGCGATCGCATCGTCCGCTCGGCCGCAACGCTGTTCCGGCGTCAGGGTTTTGCCGCCACGGGATGGCGTCAGGTCATTGCCGAAAGCAGCGCACCATGGGGATCGCAGGCCCACCACTTCCCCGGCGGCAAAGAGCAATTGGCCGTCGATGCGTTGACCGGCGCGGCGGCGGAGTACGAGCAGATGCTGCGGTACGCGATGTCACAGCACGGGCCGGCCGACGCCGTCCGCATGTGGACCAAAGTCGGTGCGCGCGAACTCGAACGCAGCGGCTGGGCGGACGGCTGCCCGATCGCCACGGTGGCCCTCGAAACCTCCGCCCAGTCCGAGACGATCGGCGCGGTGTGCGATCGAGCTTTCACCAGCTGGCGGAAGGTGATCGCCGAAGCCATGACCGCGGCAGGGCTGTCAGGTGACGAGGCCGCCGACGTGGCCCTGACCGTGCTGGCCGGAATAGAAGGCGGGCTCCTACTCGCCCGCGCGGGCCGCGACGGCAGCGCGCTGATCACGGTCGGTCAGCAGTTGGCCGGACTCATCGAGTCGCGGATCTCCGCTGCAACCGGGAGCTAG
- a CDS encoding Gfo/Idh/MocA family protein, which translates to MTATAPPVRIGVLGAARIAPLALIKPARGRSDVVVAAVAARDTARADQFAARHGIGTAYGSYDALIADPEVDAVYIPLPNGLHGRWIRAALDAGKHVLCEKPFTANATEAQDIAQRAAATEPVVMKAFHYRYHPLAQRVEEIIGSGELGKLQHVETAMCFPLPKFSDIRYNYALAGGATMDGGCYAIHMARIFGGGTPEVVSAQAKLRDGQVDRAMTAELRYPAGHTGRMRCSMWSTSLLAMSARVIGEHGELRVLNPVLPQLYHRLAVRTANGKRVERFPRRASYSYQLDAFAGAVLRGEPVKTTPQDAVENMTVIDAVYRAAGLPVREPA; encoded by the coding sequence GTGACGGCGACGGCCCCGCCGGTGCGGATCGGCGTTCTCGGTGCGGCCCGGATCGCGCCGCTGGCGCTCATCAAACCGGCGAGGGGCCGCAGCGATGTCGTCGTGGCGGCGGTGGCCGCACGTGACACCGCGCGGGCCGACCAGTTCGCCGCGCGTCACGGCATCGGTACCGCATATGGGAGTTACGACGCGCTGATCGCGGATCCCGAGGTGGACGCGGTGTACATCCCGCTACCGAATGGCCTGCACGGCAGGTGGATCCGGGCCGCCCTCGACGCCGGTAAACATGTGCTCTGCGAAAAACCGTTCACCGCCAACGCAACTGAGGCCCAGGACATCGCACAGCGGGCGGCGGCGACAGAACCCGTGGTGATGAAGGCGTTCCACTACCGCTACCACCCGCTGGCGCAGCGAGTGGAGGAGATCATCGGCTCAGGTGAATTGGGGAAGCTGCAGCACGTCGAGACGGCGATGTGCTTTCCGCTGCCCAAGTTCTCCGACATCCGGTACAACTACGCGCTCGCTGGTGGCGCGACGATGGACGGCGGCTGCTACGCCATCCACATGGCGCGCATCTTCGGCGGCGGTACTCCCGAGGTGGTATCGGCGCAGGCGAAACTCCGGGACGGGCAGGTCGACCGCGCCATGACGGCCGAATTGCGTTACCCCGCAGGGCACACCGGCCGCATGCGCTGCAGTATGTGGTCGACGAGCCTGCTCGCGATGAGCGCGCGGGTCATCGGAGAGCACGGCGAGCTGCGGGTCCTCAATCCCGTGCTGCCCCAGCTGTACCACCGCCTCGCGGTCCGCACCGCGAACGGCAAACGCGTGGAACGATTTCCACGGCGCGCGTCCTACAGCTATCAGCTGGACGCCTTCGCCGGTGCGGTATTGCGCGGCGAACCGGTCAAGACCACGCCACAGGATGCGGTCGAGAACATGACCGTCATCGATGCCGTCTACCGGGCCGCCGGACTTCCGGTGCGGGAGCCGGCATGA
- a CDS encoding FAD-binding protein gives MSSVTADVVVVGYGAAGVSAALEARAQGADVLAIDRFNGGGATQVSGGIIYAGGGTWVQRQAGIDDSADAMYTYLHAEVGDSVRPETLRRFVDGSPAMIDWLTAHGVPFEASVCPYKTSYPNNKYYLYYSGSENSGHFRALTPPVQRGHRAKGPGASGKKIYHPLAASARRAGVRTMFHTRADTLLTDAAGRVVGVRTNTLAHAPAWVQRRYAMYGALAVKPGIYYPPLRAVMERRLAAIERRYAQTVDILARKGVILCAGGYIANRELIEQHAPGYRDGLQLGTSADDGSGMQLAVDVGAAVDRLDNVSAWRFITPPSAMLGGLVVDEHGQRFIDETRYGAAIGNAMVQGHNGRGWVLADRTLLEQARKQLPQQAIWFQRLQMEAMLRADRVEADTIEAVAAKAGVDAAGLRRTVAEHNEAAAAGRPDPMGKPAEYVHPIEQGPYSLIAISIKRSLINPCPMFTLGGLIVDEDTGAVKTSEGQAIDGLFAAGRTALGICANSYVSGLSLADCVFSGRRAGAHVVQLPSVSAR, from the coding sequence ATGAGCAGCGTCACCGCAGACGTCGTTGTGGTCGGCTACGGAGCCGCGGGCGTGTCGGCGGCGCTCGAAGCGCGCGCTCAGGGCGCGGACGTTCTTGCCATCGACCGTTTCAACGGGGGCGGTGCCACGCAGGTGTCCGGCGGGATCATCTACGCCGGCGGTGGCACGTGGGTCCAGCGCCAGGCCGGCATCGACGACAGTGCCGACGCGATGTACACCTACCTGCACGCCGAGGTCGGCGACTCGGTGCGGCCGGAAACACTGCGGCGGTTCGTCGACGGCAGCCCCGCGATGATCGACTGGCTCACCGCACACGGCGTGCCGTTCGAAGCATCGGTGTGCCCGTACAAGACGTCGTACCCCAACAACAAGTACTACCTGTACTACTCGGGGAGCGAGAACTCCGGACACTTCCGTGCGCTCACCCCACCGGTGCAGCGCGGTCACCGGGCCAAGGGGCCGGGTGCTTCGGGCAAGAAGATCTATCACCCACTGGCGGCGTCAGCGCGCCGGGCGGGCGTGCGCACGATGTTCCACACGCGCGCCGACACACTGCTGACCGACGCTGCCGGTCGGGTCGTAGGGGTCCGGACGAACACCTTGGCGCACGCCCCGGCGTGGGTGCAGCGGCGCTACGCGATGTACGGCGCGCTCGCCGTGAAGCCGGGCATCTACTACCCGCCGCTGCGCGCGGTGATGGAGCGGCGTCTGGCCGCCATCGAGCGCCGGTACGCCCAGACGGTCGATATCCTTGCCCGCAAAGGCGTGATCCTTTGTGCCGGTGGCTATATCGCGAATCGCGAACTGATCGAGCAGCACGCTCCGGGCTATCGCGATGGCCTGCAGCTCGGCACCAGTGCGGACGACGGTAGCGGCATGCAGTTGGCTGTCGACGTCGGCGCGGCCGTGGACCGCCTGGACAACGTATCCGCGTGGCGGTTCATCACGCCGCCCAGTGCGATGCTCGGCGGGCTTGTCGTCGACGAACACGGACAGCGCTTCATCGACGAAACCCGGTACGGCGCAGCCATCGGCAACGCGATGGTGCAGGGCCACAACGGCCGGGGCTGGGTCCTCGCCGACCGCACGTTGCTCGAACAGGCGCGCAAACAGCTACCGCAGCAGGCGATCTGGTTCCAGCGCCTGCAGATGGAGGCGATGCTGCGGGCCGATCGCGTGGAGGCCGACACCATCGAGGCCGTCGCCGCCAAGGCGGGCGTCGACGCGGCGGGACTGCGCCGGACCGTCGCCGAGCACAACGAGGCGGCGGCAGCGGGGCGCCCGGATCCGATGGGCAAGCCGGCCGAATACGTCCACCCCATCGAACAGGGGCCCTACTCGCTGATCGCGATCTCGATCAAGCGCAGCCTGATCAACCCGTGCCCGATGTTCACCCTCGGCGGCCTCATCGTCGACGAAGACACCGGCGCCGTGAAAACCTCTGAGGGACAAGCGATCGACGGCCTCTTCGCAGCAGGACGCACCGCGCTCGGCATCTGCGCCAACTCCTACGTGAGCGGACTGTCGCTCGCCGACTGCGTGTTCTCCGGACGACGTGCCGGCGCGCACGTCGTCCAGCTCCCTTCCGTCAGCGCTCGCTGA
- a CDS encoding DUF1330 domain-containing protein, whose translation MTVYAIAQLRFTDRPAYDRYQSRFMGIFAKYAGTILAADEAPAVIEGDWDREKVVLMSFPDESSFREWANSPEYQEISVDRRAGSDAVVLLVKGIGAP comes from the coding sequence ATGACGGTGTATGCCATTGCGCAGCTTCGGTTTACGGATCGGCCCGCCTACGACAGGTATCAGAGCCGGTTCATGGGCATCTTCGCGAAGTACGCGGGAACCATCCTCGCCGCCGACGAGGCGCCCGCGGTCATCGAAGGCGACTGGGATCGCGAGAAGGTGGTCCTGATGTCGTTCCCCGACGAGTCGTCGTTCCGTGAATGGGCGAATTCACCTGAGTATCAGGAAATCTCGGTCGACCGCCGGGCCGGGTCGGATGCCGTCGTCCTGCTCGTCAAGGGAATCGGTGCGCCTTAG
- a CDS encoding MmpS family transport accessory protein: MSKLARRQWIAIVAIVVVALVAFSVDRLRGIFGSDNEISRPGSEALENTGYNPKKVLFEVFGTPGSVATINFLDINAQPQRVENVTLPWSQELTTDDPTMYADLRAQGDGSTIGCRITVNGIVKDERSTNHVNGYISCLDKTA, encoded by the coding sequence GTGAGCAAGTTGGCACGCCGGCAGTGGATCGCCATCGTGGCGATTGTCGTGGTCGCCTTGGTCGCATTCAGTGTCGACCGATTGCGGGGCATCTTCGGCTCCGACAACGAGATATCGCGGCCCGGATCAGAAGCCCTGGAGAACACGGGCTACAACCCGAAAAAGGTGCTGTTCGAGGTATTCGGCACGCCCGGATCCGTGGCCACCATCAACTTTCTGGACATCAATGCGCAGCCGCAGCGCGTCGAGAACGTCACCCTGCCGTGGTCGCAGGAGCTGACGACCGACGACCCGACCATGTACGCCGACCTGCGCGCCCAGGGTGACGGCAGCACCATCGGGTGCCGCATCACCGTCAACGGCATCGTCAAGGACGAAAGGTCCACGAACCACGTGAACGGATACATCTCGTGCCTGGACAAGACCGCATGA
- a CDS encoding zinc-dependent alcohol dehydrogenase has protein sequence MSLMQSLTLLGTGSLRWDDVAAPVLTGPGEAIVRPVAVATCDLDTLVLRGSYPLPGPYPLGHEGVAEVIEIGADVHSVAIGDLVVVPFQISCGTCEPCRRGRTGNCASHPRMSTFGLGQMGGLQWGGLLADRVRVPHADAMLVPVPPGVDPAVVASASDNIPDAWRAVGPQLAAEPGAEVLVVGGAGGPHSIGLYAVGLAVAAGAGSVTYVDTDPQRLSIAEKCSAAVVDGVPARKVGSFAITVDSSSTEAGLRCALNSTAADGVCTSTSVYLQDPQIPMFAMYSRCCTLHAGRAHVRPAIPEVLKLVAAGEFDPTLVTTTNAAWDDAIDALAEPTMKVVVTRDGSY, from the coding sequence ATGTCGTTGATGCAGTCTCTGACCTTGCTCGGTACCGGCTCGTTGCGGTGGGATGATGTCGCCGCCCCGGTACTCACCGGCCCCGGGGAGGCCATCGTTCGGCCGGTGGCGGTCGCGACATGCGACCTCGACACGCTCGTCCTCCGGGGCAGCTATCCCTTGCCGGGTCCGTATCCGTTGGGGCATGAAGGTGTCGCCGAGGTCATCGAAATCGGCGCCGACGTACACAGCGTGGCGATCGGGGATCTGGTCGTCGTACCGTTCCAAATCTCATGCGGCACTTGCGAACCGTGCCGACGCGGGCGCACCGGCAACTGTGCGAGCCATCCCAGGATGTCGACGTTCGGGCTGGGGCAGATGGGCGGGCTGCAGTGGGGCGGTCTGCTCGCTGATCGGGTCCGGGTTCCGCACGCCGACGCCATGCTGGTCCCCGTGCCGCCCGGCGTCGACCCCGCCGTCGTCGCCAGTGCCAGCGACAACATCCCGGACGCCTGGCGGGCCGTCGGGCCTCAACTAGCCGCTGAGCCAGGCGCGGAAGTCCTGGTGGTCGGCGGCGCGGGCGGGCCGCACTCGATCGGGCTGTATGCGGTTGGGCTCGCAGTGGCGGCGGGGGCCGGATCGGTGACCTATGTCGACACCGACCCGCAGCGGCTGTCCATCGCGGAGAAATGCAGTGCGGCGGTGGTGGACGGTGTACCGGCCCGAAAGGTCGGCAGTTTCGCGATCACGGTGGACTCCAGTAGCACCGAAGCCGGACTTCGTTGTGCGCTGAACAGCACCGCTGCCGATGGGGTGTGCACGAGTACCTCTGTGTACCTTCAGGATCCGCAGATCCCGATGTTCGCGATGTACTCGCGCTGCTGCACCCTGCACGCCGGACGTGCACACGTCCGCCCGGCGATTCCCGAGGTGCTGAAACTCGTCGCAGCCGGCGAGTTCGACCCCACGCTCGTCACCACCACCAATGCCGCGTGGGACGATGCCATCGACGCGCTGGCGGAGCCCACGATGAAAGTTGTTGTCACGCGCGATGGTTCGTACTGA
- a CDS encoding RND family transporter has protein sequence MSEHRTDPAVEGSLPARLIRKLSLPILLIWIVIAAGSNTIAPQLEVVGWERSVGQNAADAPGILAMRHIGEVFHEFDSDSAAMLVIEGDQPLGPEAHNYYDGLVKRLQADKEHVEHVQDFWGDPLTAGGSQSKDGKAALTQLYLRGNQGEAMSNISVDAVRKIVADDPPPPGIRAYITGASPLVTDNFEVGSAGTNEVTGVTFLVIGIMLLFVYRSLVTMLIVLLTVAVELMAARGVVAVLAHAGVIGLSTYATNLLTLLAIAAGTDYAIFVVGRYQEARGKGMDRISAYHDMWHGTVHVMVGSGLTIAGAVACMSFARLPYFQTLGIPAAIGVLVTLAAALTLGPAVLLIATRFGLMEPKVAQRARGWRKIGTAIVRWPGPILVVTGAIALIGVFALPGFEVSYDNRPYIPASAPGVVGMEAAERHFTEARINPELVMIEADHDMRNPADMLILERAAKAVLHTPGIALVQSITRPLGTPITHSSIPFQISASSASQIMNLGYQKDRANDLLKQAGEIDNTIGVLKQQLSLQKQSAAATHEQVEAFHDTVVTVNDLRNKLADFDDQFRPLRNYFYWEPHCFDIPMCAALRSVFDSLDGIADLSDKFGNITASLDKLDALQPQLVALIPPQIAIQERNRELTLSNYATTGGTNSQSDEALKNATAMGKAFDDAKNDDTFYLPPEAFDNADFKRGLKLFLSPDGKAARMIVTHQGNPANPEAIPHINAIKDAVFDALKATPMSDAKIYIAGIGSTNKDIQEGTKYDLLISALAAVALILLIMVIVTRSIVAAAVIVGTVVLSLGASIGLSVLVWQYIFGIHLYWVVVPLAIILLLAVGADYNLLLVSRFKEEMHAGLNTGIIRSMGGTGSVVTAAGLVFSATMAAFIFSPLVILGQIGTTIGLGLLFDTLVVRSFMTPSIAALLGKWFWWPQIVRQRPVPAQWPSPAQKSDDDDLSLSER, from the coding sequence ATGAGCGAGCACCGGACCGATCCCGCCGTCGAGGGCTCCCTGCCCGCCCGCCTCATCCGCAAGCTGTCCCTACCGATCCTGCTGATCTGGATCGTCATCGCCGCCGGCTCCAACACCATCGCACCGCAGCTCGAGGTGGTCGGCTGGGAACGCTCGGTCGGGCAGAACGCAGCCGATGCGCCGGGCATTCTCGCGATGCGGCACATCGGCGAGGTCTTCCACGAATTCGATTCCGACAGTGCGGCAATGCTCGTCATCGAGGGCGACCAGCCGCTCGGGCCCGAGGCACACAACTACTACGACGGCTTGGTGAAGCGGCTCCAGGCCGACAAAGAGCACGTCGAACACGTCCAGGACTTCTGGGGTGACCCGCTCACCGCCGGCGGCTCCCAGAGCAAGGACGGCAAGGCCGCCCTGACGCAGCTGTATCTGCGCGGCAATCAGGGCGAGGCGATGTCGAACATCTCCGTGGACGCCGTGCGCAAGATCGTCGCCGATGATCCGCCGCCGCCCGGTATCCGGGCCTACATCACCGGCGCTTCGCCATTGGTGACCGACAACTTCGAGGTCGGCAGCGCGGGCACCAACGAGGTCACCGGTGTCACGTTCCTGGTCATCGGCATCATGTTGCTCTTCGTCTACCGATCACTGGTGACGATGCTGATCGTCCTGCTGACGGTGGCCGTCGAGCTCATGGCGGCCCGCGGTGTCGTGGCCGTTCTCGCCCATGCCGGCGTCATCGGTCTGTCCACTTACGCGACGAACCTGTTGACCCTGCTGGCCATCGCGGCGGGCACCGACTACGCCATCTTCGTCGTCGGCCGCTACCAGGAGGCGCGCGGCAAGGGCATGGACCGAATATCGGCCTACCACGACATGTGGCACGGCACGGTCCACGTCATGGTGGGCTCCGGCCTGACGATCGCCGGCGCCGTCGCGTGCATGAGCTTCGCCCGGCTCCCCTACTTCCAGACCCTCGGAATCCCCGCGGCCATCGGGGTTCTCGTGACATTGGCGGCCGCGCTGACGCTGGGCCCCGCGGTCTTGTTGATCGCCACCCGCTTCGGACTGATGGAGCCCAAGGTCGCCCAGCGGGCGCGCGGCTGGCGCAAGATCGGTACCGCCATCGTGCGCTGGCCCGGACCGATCCTCGTGGTCACCGGCGCGATCGCGCTCATCGGGGTGTTCGCCCTGCCCGGCTTCGAAGTCAGCTACGACAACCGCCCGTACATCCCCGCCAGCGCACCCGGCGTCGTCGGTATGGAAGCCGCCGAAAGGCATTTCACCGAGGCCCGCATCAACCCCGAGCTCGTGATGATCGAAGCCGACCACGACATGCGGAATCCGGCGGACATGCTGATCCTCGAGCGCGCGGCCAAGGCCGTGCTGCACACACCGGGAATCGCTCTGGTGCAATCGATCACGCGCCCGCTGGGCACGCCGATCACGCACAGCTCCATCCCGTTCCAGATCAGCGCATCCAGCGCGAGCCAGATCATGAACCTGGGCTACCAGAAGGACCGGGCCAACGATCTGCTGAAGCAGGCGGGCGAGATCGACAATACGATCGGCGTGCTCAAGCAGCAGCTCTCGCTGCAGAAGCAGAGCGCGGCAGCGACCCATGAGCAGGTCGAGGCGTTCCACGACACCGTCGTCACGGTCAACGATCTGCGCAACAAGCTCGCCGATTTCGATGACCAGTTCCGACCGTTGCGGAACTACTTCTACTGGGAACCGCACTGCTTCGACATCCCCATGTGCGCGGCGCTGCGGTCGGTGTTCGACTCGCTGGACGGTATCGCCGATCTTTCCGACAAGTTCGGCAACATCACGGCCAGCCTCGACAAGTTGGACGCTCTGCAGCCGCAACTGGTCGCGCTGATCCCGCCGCAGATCGCCATCCAGGAACGCAATCGTGAACTGACGCTGTCGAATTACGCGACCACGGGTGGCACCAACTCCCAGAGCGACGAGGCCCTGAAGAACGCGACGGCCATGGGCAAGGCGTTCGACGACGCCAAGAACGACGACACGTTCTACCTGCCGCCCGAGGCCTTCGACAACGCCGACTTCAAGCGCGGGCTCAAGCTGTTCCTGTCACCCGACGGCAAAGCGGCGCGCATGATCGTGACGCACCAGGGCAACCCCGCCAACCCCGAGGCCATCCCGCACATCAACGCGATCAAGGACGCGGTGTTCGATGCCCTCAAGGCGACACCCATGTCGGACGCCAAGATTTACATCGCAGGTATCGGCTCCACCAACAAGGACATTCAAGAGGGCACCAAGTACGACCTGTTGATCTCCGCACTGGCGGCAGTCGCGCTCATCCTGCTGATCATGGTGATCGTGACCCGCAGCATCGTCGCCGCGGCCGTCATCGTCGGTACCGTCGTGCTGTCGCTGGGCGCATCGATCGGTTTGTCGGTTCTGGTGTGGCAGTACATCTTCGGCATCCATCTGTACTGGGTCGTGGTGCCGCTCGCGATCATCCTGCTGTTGGCGGTCGGCGCCGACTACAACCTGCTGCTGGTGTCCCGGTTCAAAGAGGAGATGCATGCCGGCCTCAACACCGGCATCATCCGGTCGATGGGTGGCACCGGCAGCGTCGTCACGGCAGCCGGTCTGGTGTTCTCGGCGACGATGGCCGCGTTCATCTTCAGTCCACTGGTGATCCTCGGGCAGATCGGCACGACCATCGGCCTGGGTCTGCTGTTCGACACGTTGGTGGTGCGCTCGTTCATGACACCGTCGATCGCGGCACTACTGGGCAAGTGGTTCTGGTGGCCGCAGATCGTGCGCCAGCGCCCGGTTCCCGCCCAGTGGCCATCGCCGGCCCAGAAGTCCGACGACGACGACCTGTCGCTCAGCGAGCGCTGA
- a CDS encoding sugar phosphate isomerase/epimerase family protein, translated as MTPPGDRLGVEALSAFGLPPLEFVDLAADLGCRYITVFLRTLAMLPLGYPPFSLLDDSRLRADLLAAMDHRGVSISLGDGFLVLPGADMRSFARDLDLMAALGVPRINVVSLDPDLDRTCDQVGTLAELAAQRQIETVIEPVPGLTIGDLSTAIAVLQQVSRPDVRLLVDTMHLVRSGSGAGDISALTPDRIGYAQLCDTTLAPQTDNYAEEAMFERMVPGEGELPLAEILAALPDDVVIGLEVPQRALALAGVGPAERLRPCVEAAQGLLRQRWLSRPRTA; from the coding sequence ATGACACCGCCTGGGGATCGGCTCGGCGTCGAGGCACTGAGTGCATTCGGCCTGCCGCCCCTCGAATTCGTGGATCTGGCCGCGGATCTCGGGTGCCGGTACATCACGGTCTTCCTCCGGACCCTCGCCATGCTGCCACTGGGCTATCCACCGTTCTCGCTCCTGGACGACAGTCGGCTGCGGGCAGACCTGCTGGCCGCCATGGATCACCGCGGCGTCAGCATCTCGCTGGGGGACGGATTCCTCGTGCTGCCCGGCGCCGACATGCGGTCATTCGCGCGGGATCTCGACCTGATGGCCGCGCTGGGGGTGCCGCGCATCAACGTGGTCAGCCTCGATCCGGACCTCGACCGCACCTGCGATCAGGTGGGCACCCTTGCAGAACTCGCCGCCCAGCGGCAGATCGAGACCGTCATCGAACCCGTGCCAGGCCTGACGATCGGTGATCTGTCCACTGCAATTGCTGTGCTCCAACAGGTTTCGCGGCCCGACGTCCGGCTCCTCGTCGACACCATGCACCTGGTGCGGTCGGGTTCGGGCGCCGGGGACATCTCCGCGCTCACTCCAGACCGGATCGGTTACGCGCAACTCTGCGACACCACCCTGGCGCCACAGACCGACAACTATGCCGAAGAAGCCATGTTCGAACGGATGGTGCCGGGGGAGGGTGAGCTGCCGCTGGCGGAAATCCTTGCGGCACTTCCCGACGACGTCGTCATCGGACTGGAAGTACCACAACGCGCACTGGCGTTGGCCGGCGTCGGCCCCGCAGAACGGCTCAGACCCTGCGTCGAAGCGGCGCAGGGTCTGTTGCGGCAGCGCTGGCTCAGCCGGCCAAGGACTGCTTGA
- a CDS encoding universal stress protein: MGSYRTVLVGTDGSDSSMKAVEHAATFAAQQGAKLVIATAHFHEVEKGSWARAAAPEKASDRRAEDVLGRDAGYRVHGDAHVYEILRDAGELARGAGAQDVVERSVIGAPVEALTTLARDVDADLIVVGDVGLNTTAGRLLGSVPADVARKAKIDILIVHTVD; the protein is encoded by the coding sequence ATGGGCAGCTATCGGACCGTTCTCGTCGGGACTGACGGCTCAGACTCGTCGATGAAGGCAGTCGAGCACGCCGCCACGTTCGCCGCTCAGCAGGGCGCCAAACTGGTGATTGCGACGGCCCATTTCCACGAAGTCGAGAAGGGGAGCTGGGCGCGAGCGGCCGCACCGGAAAAGGCCAGTGATCGGCGGGCCGAGGATGTCCTCGGGCGTGACGCCGGATACCGGGTGCACGGTGACGCGCACGTGTACGAGATTCTCCGCGACGCCGGCGAACTCGCGCGTGGCGCGGGCGCACAGGATGTCGTGGAGCGGTCGGTGATCGGTGCGCCCGTGGAAGCACTGACCACGCTGGCACGTGACGTCGACGCCGACCTGATCGTCGTCGGCGATGTCGGACTGAACACGACAGCGGGACGCCTGTTGGGCTCGGTGCCTGCCGACGTTGCGCGTAAGGCCAAGATCGACATCTTGATCGTGCACACCGTCGACTGA